The DNA segment GTGCTCTTCGCGCTGTCGGGCTTGACGGTCCTCGTCGCCGTGTCAGGCGCCGAGCTGGGCTTCGTGGTACCGCCGCTCTGGGTCACCGGCGACGGCGTGCCGGCCGGGTCGGGCGAGCCGGTGGACTCGGCCGGACTCGACGTCTCGGTCGCGGGGGCCGCCGAGCCGGACACCGTCTTCGCCGGGGCCGCGCCCACGTCACCGTTGCCGCAGGCGGTCAGGAGGCCCAGTACGGCGGCGGAGCCCACGAGCAGGGTCCCGCGCCGCCTGGCCGGGGATGAGTTCGCCATGTCGCACAAGCCTCCCTGTCATTCACGGCCCGCGAGGTCCGCGTGCCGTCGGCGCCGGATGCGCCGTCACAGCTTCCGATGCGCCGTCCGGCGGAAAAGTTCGGGACGAGAGGAAAGAATTTTCCGCGCCCGAAGAAGTCTCCGCCCGCCGGGGTCTCCCCGCCACGCCGGACGCGGGTTCCCCCCGATCAGGTGACCCGGAGCGAGCGGAGTATGCCGTCGGTGGCGTCCGGGCCGCCGCGCTGGCGCACCTGCACGTACACCCGCGGGCCGTGCGCGCCGTCCGAGGGGCGCAGCGCGGACTCCGTGACCGAGCTCCCGCCCGCGCAGCCGCTCCACACCCGGACCGTGCCCCGCCGGCCGGACCCCGTGAACGCGCGCCGGTCCGTGCCCCGGCAGCCGGAGTGCGCCAGCGCGTCCACCCGGCCGGTGAGATCCCCCTCGCCCACGCCGACGAAGACCCCGTTCACCGGTGCGCCGAGGTCGGACCAGCGCGACAGGTCGTCGGCGACCACCAGCCCCGGCTCCCGCCCGCCGGACAGCCCCAGCGCGTGCGGGTCCCAGCCGGAGTCGCGCAGCTCCCGGTTCCAGCCCGCGGGCACCTGGACGGCGATCCGCCCGGAGGAGTCCCGTACCCGCGCCGCCTCCGCGCCCCCGGCCGGACGGTGCAGCACCAGCGCCACCGCGCCCCCCGCCGCCACCAGGGCCACCGCGGCCGCCACGCCGAGGACCGCGCGCCTGCCCCGTAACGCGCCGGACCACCGGGGCCGGGCGGGGGCCGCCGCCAGCCGGTCCAGTTCGTCGGCGAACGCGCGCGCGGACGGCCAGCGCCGCTCCCGGTCCGGCTCCAGCGCCCGCAGCACCGCCCGCTCCACAGCGGGGTCCAGACCCGGCCGCAGCCGGCTCGGCGGCACGGCCCGGCCCGGTGGGCCCGGCACGGTCCCGGTGAGCAGCTCGTAGCCCACCGCGCCCAGGCTGTAGACGTCGGCGCGCTCGTCGATGCCCGCCCCCGGCTCGGCCTGCTCCGGGGGCTGATAGCCCGCCGACCCCGCCGCCAGGGTCAGCGCCGACGCCTGCGCCAGGCTCT comes from the Streptomyces seoulensis genome and includes:
- a CDS encoding serine/threonine-protein kinase; translated protein: MHSPERIGRYRLRQRLGSGAFATVWLAHDDELDALVAVKVLADNWSHRLDVRERFLSEARLLRRAGSSRVVQVHDIGELDDGRPYFVMEYADGGTLADLGADGPLPVPEALELTALAARGAAALHEAGIVHRDIKPTNLLLATARDGGRRLLLADLGLAKSLAQASALTLAAGSAGYQPPEQAEPGAGIDERADVYSLGAVGYELLTGTVPGPPGRAVPPSRLRPGLDPAVERAVLRALEPDRERRWPSARAFADELDRLAAAPARPRWSGALRGRRAVLGVAAAVALVAAGGAVALVLHRPAGGAEAARVRDSSGRIAVQVPAGWNRELRDSGWDPHALGLSGGREPGLVVADDLSRWSDLGAPVNGVFVGVGEGDLTGRVDALAHSGCRGTDRRAFTGSGRRGTVRVWSGCAGGSSVTESALRPSDGAHGPRVYVQVRQRGGPDATDGILRSLRVT